In a genomic window of Phycodurus eques isolate BA_2022a chromosome 2, UOR_Pequ_1.1, whole genome shotgun sequence:
- the LOC133415124 gene encoding capping protein, Arp2/3 and myosin-I linker protein 2-like, producing the protein MELPLGGPALRHYTQSRPRPHRQKLNYRPSRPQETIIESENEVLELIGRVDEGVEEFFTKRVLPADTEQKQDEEPESSTVDEVVPATSVPCPPPTKTLRRKLGDFFTLRKRRGLKSETGHEGRPKKASIADLIRPLREAARADKEKDKDRVKEHDKENEKEKEKEQPSGVTGESTAQETPASDAPPLRGEVAPPRRALREGKSQSLILLSGSAAGTANARKKQFEGQHSFEQKLHLMLQRIGVSKAQPEETQNPESEMKKAESEGTIIDSKVEPTPTFTKHRTMSASSDTRRQIRPSVSAHESAGKPALPPKPVLKAGPGPATSGRNTPENELVQIEEGETSTPTKEKSPTAAPSGPATPAVMSNATADLADVTIFSSSTATSESDVLTVNTTATPANGTDLDGKPSDTEAQPISTEPLTSSSLTALTEPPAPIPNSSSESIAPSPSATSDSTTVTSITALETVSCHLSENETNISVKMTSPVSNGIVSVNEVAISVISTVDASTPASTQSADTKSQSVTSSFTVASDDFTAGSSIGTKSTSVALSSTSPKFDTSITTSSTPPPASTTSITTMTSTDCMDSSPSIVPSTSSSETNLAYSIISTTTNNAALTTADAISSPLMTDPLCSKTSSTFTSVITCLPVSEDSSVTRHSLISPALAHDSPRQDLQRNLDKRSSPTVKDADVELGVVQKSKQADETEKKKVVDDGKESEHCKEKAAQDNNEATKKEAQEGNVKAEDIPVATEEGEAEHALKNERPNQEETKK; encoded by the exons ATGGAGCTGCCATTGGGCGGACCAGCGCTCAGGCACTACACCCAGAGCCGACCGAGACCTCACCGACAAAAACTCAACTATCGTCCCAGCAGACCCCAG GAGACAATAATTGAGAGTGAAAATGAAGTCCTTGAGCTCATCGGGCGTGTAGATGAAGGAGTGGAGGAGTTCTTTACAAAGAGAGTTCTTCCTGCTGATACAGA GCAAAAGCAAGATGAGGAACCAGAGTCCAGTACCGTGGATGAAGTGGTTCCTGCCACTTCTGTCCCTTGTCCACCTCCAACAAAAACACTCAGGAGGAAGCTTGGGGATTTCTTTACCCTCCGAAAGCGACGAGGTCTGAAATCAGAGACGGGCCACGAGGGCCGACCCAAAAAGGCCTCCATCGCTGATCTCATTCGCCCTCTTCGGGAGGCGGCCAGAGCtgacaaagaaaaagataaGGACAGAGTCAAGGAACATGACAAGGAGAACGAaaaggagaaagagaaagagcaGCCTAGTGGTGTTACCGGAGAGTCAACCGCACAGGAAACACCAGCCTCTGATGCTCCGCCACTGAGGGGCGAAGTGGCGCCACCCCGCCGTGCTCTGAGGGAAGGGAAGTCCCAGTCTCTTATTTTACTGTCTGGATCAGCAGCAGGGACCGCCAATGCCAGAAAG AAACAGTTTGAAGGCCAACATAGCTTCGAACAGAAACTTCATCTTATGCTTCAGCGTATTGGAGTTTCCAAAGCACAGCCAGAAGAGACACAG AATCCAGAGAGTGAGATGAAAAAGGCAGAATCTGAAG GCACCATTATTGACAGTAAGGTTGAGCCAACCCCGACTTTCACAAAACACAGAACTATGTCAGCATCCTCAG aTACAAGGCGTCAAATTCGACCAAGCGTGTCAGCACATGAGTCAGCTGGAAAACCCGCTTTGCCTCCAAAGCCAGTCCTCAAGGCTGGTCCTGGCCCCGCAACATCTGGCCGCAACACGCCTGAGAATGAGTTGGTCCAAATAGAGGAGGGGGAAACAAGCACACCCACTAAAGAAAAAAGTCCCACTGCTGCTCCATCTGGCCCCGCTACTCCCGCTGTAATGTCAAACGCCACTGCTGACTTGGCTGACGTTACTATTTTCTCTTCTAGTACTGCAACCTCCGAGTCAGATGTGCTTACTGTTAACACCACTGCAACACCCGCAAACGGTACAGATCTAGATGGCAAGCCTTCTGACACTGAAGCTCAGCCTATTAGCACAGAACCACTCACCTCTAGTTCCTTGACAGCTCTTACCGAACCCCCCGCCCCTATCCCTAATAGTTCCTCTGAGTCTATTGCTCCCAGCCCCTCTGCCACTTCAGACTCGACAACAGTAACTTCCATTACCGCCTTGGAAACTGTGTCTTGTCATCtcagtgaaaatgaaacaaatatctCGGTTAAGATGACAAGTCCAGTGTCAAATGGCATTGTTTCAGTTAATGAAGTAGCCATTTCTGTCATTTCCACAGTAGATGCGTCCACTCCAGCCTCTACCCAATCTGCAGATACCAAATCACAGTCTGTTACCAGTTCATTTACTGTAGCTAGTGACGATTTCACTGCAGGCTCTTCGATAGGCACTAAAAGCACATCTGTGGCCCTGAGCTCAACTTCTCCTAAATTTGATACCTCCATTACCACCTCCtccacccctcctcctgccaGCACCACCTCCATTACAACCATGACATCTACTGACTGCATGGACTCTTCCCCGTCCATTGTTCCGTCAACCTCATCCAGCGAAACCAACCTCGCCTACTCCATCATCTCTACCACCACCAATAACGCTGCTTTAACAACTGCAGATGCAATTAGCTCCCCGCTCATGACTGACCCACTTTGCTCGAAGACCAGCTCTACATTCACATCAGTTATCACCTGCCTTCCTGTTTCTGAAGACTCCAGTGTTACCAGGCACAGTTTGATCAGTCCAGCACTCGCCCATGATAGTCCAAGACAAGATTTACAAAGAAATCTTGACAAAAGATCGAGTCCTACTGTAAAAGATGCAG ATGTTGAACTAGGGGTGGTCCAAAAGAGCAAACAAGCTgatgaaactgaaaaaaagaaagtcgtGGATGATGGCAAAGAGAGTGAGCATTGTAAGGAGAAAGCAGCTCAAGACAACAATGAAGCAACAAAGAAAGAAGCCCAAGAAGGAAATGTGAAAGCTGAAGACATCCCAGTGGCAACCGAAGAGGGAGAGGCTGAACATGCATTGAAGAATGAGCGGCCAAatcaagaagaaacaaaaaaataa